In the Eptesicus fuscus isolate TK198812 chromosome 22, DD_ASM_mEF_20220401, whole genome shotgun sequence genome, CCCCGCCCCCATGATCATATAGTCAATAAATGGTAGAGGTGAGACTAAGTCTCTGGTGTGTCTGAACTCAACCTCTACCTaaccacagcctcctcctctgagCCGGTGTACACAGGCTCTCATAGCTTCAAGGTGCATGAAACTATCAATTTTAATGGTAATAACAACAAAGAGATTTATACTTGCTTTCCCTTTTTTAtagaaaggtattttattttatgaaaaaaaaaatattttattttattttatggggaaaaattttttttcattcatttgcctACAATGACCAAGTTTTCTTCTGGTCCACGTAAAAAAATGTAACCCTATATGCTGCTGCCACCTATTGGCAGTATTTCTCACTTACAAAAATCGTGTGGGGtttttttgaaaattcaaattaGAAAGTGACGAAAGCTCATAACATTTTCTCCTCAGCTCACTTCTGGGTGTAGACAACTGTACCTGTTCATTAGTCATGCCCGCTGAGCCTGcgccctgcccctctcccacccaTGTCAATCAGTCAAATCGTCACCTTGCCGGTGGTTCCTAAGACTCCCACCCCacatctgtgcctcagtctcttgTCACACCCTAGACTCTTTCTTCAACATTTATTAACTGACATTCTATTTTAAGGAGCAGCTGTCCCTTCttccctattttttaatttagttattaATCAATAGTGTATGAACTCATGATATTTACTTTATTCTGCGGTTTAaaatccattattattattttttgtgtgcaAATTGTCCCAATTTTGGCCTTTTGGAACTCTTTCAGGGTGGCCCTTGAGCCTCTCTGACATGGCCTCATTGATTTTTGAGTACTTCCTTACTTTATGGAAACGTAAGATATTCCAGTCTTTTCTTGtgccttccctgccccagcccaagGATCAGCTGTCTTTTCAAGGATCCCTGATTccttttattgaaaaacaaaatttagaagaTCTGAGCATTAGATGTGCTTATTGcttctgaaatgtcattgcttCCAGGCCCTCTCGGTGGTCCAAGCTAGgaatataattatgtatatacatTCTGTATTTCTATATCGATTTTTCTATTGACCGGTCTGTATACACTTTTAGAATCATGACTTCATATTGATACCTCTGATTCCAACACCACGGGGTTCATTCTAGCCTTTCCCTCTCTAGCCGGTTTGGTAAGTCACTACTGGAATTTTAATTTGAGACTCATTTTAAGACTTGGGGACTGCACTTTCAAAAGAAATGATAACATTGGTGATAAGTATGGCATCCACTCTGAGCATCATTGTTTCCTAGAGGGGAGGACTAGAAATTGGTCCTGTGTCTATACTAGCGTCTGAGGGTCCTTCATGCCCAGGAAAACACCCCATGCAATGTGTAGTAAGTGAGGATTGGTGTTTCTGGGGAGACCTAGGAGAAGCATGCAGGTAACATACAAAAATGCAGTGTTTTGCCTTCCTCTCAACTGCTTCTCATGGAAAAGAATTGGTGAGATATATTTTTTAGAGACAACTAAGATTTTACCAAGCAGGGAATATAACTGGAAGATTcaactcccccttcccttctcccagcctcccttgaGGGTTATGGGAAACTTCTCTAGAAGAAATTCTGGTTCTGACCAAAGTGAAGTGAGAGTTTattcaggggagagagagaagcacataATCCACAGTGGAAAACGTCAGTGTGGGCTAGACACAACTCCCACTTTCCAAAAACGGCCGTAGGGGGAAGTGACCTTGAAAAGGAGAAGCTGAAACTGGGTCGTACAGGTCATTTCAAGAAAGTAacttcagccctagctgatttggctcagtggatagagtgtcagcctgcggactgaaggttcaattcctgtcaagggcatgtacctcagttgcaggttcctccctggtcttagttctggtcagggcacatgcaggaggcaaccaattgatgtgcttctctcacatcaatatttctctctgtctttccctctctcttccactctctctaaaaatcaatggaaaaataccctcaggtgaggattaaaaaagaaagaaagaaagtaacttcagatttgggtggtgaacacacaatacaatatacagatgatgtattatataattgtacctCTGAAGCCTATATgattttactaaccaatgtcaccccaataaagtcaattaagaaaacgagagagagaggaaggaaggaaggaaggaaggaaggaaggaaggaaggaaggaaggaaggaaataaatcaCATCAAAGAACTCGGATGGATTCTTTGCTTATAGTTTATTCAACAGAGAAGAGATTAGCTCACTGTGGCTTTGGGGCCTGCTTTGCCCCATGAATGGTTTATGAATGGTTAGGCACAGGAGGCTTCTGTCAGGTGACCTGGAAGAAAAGACAAGGGCTTTCCCCAGTTTCTGCCACCAACAAAGCGTAGGCTCCTTGATCCACAGCACAGTTTTctatctttagagagagaggactggTTGAAAGGATCATTGGGTTGACAGAATGGTTTCCATCAACGGGAACAAAGGGGTCGCCAAGGCAAAAGGAGTGTCCTGGGAGCTGGGTGACAGGTCAGAGGGCAGCATCCTGTTTCAGCTTCCATCTAAAGAGCAAAGTAACCTATCAGGGGTCTGTGTCCACCTCCGATGTCCAATGCTCTCCTCTGAGAGTCTTAGTCTTCCCCTCGGGGGTGACTGTCATCTTTCCCAAAGGGATAATCATCTTTGCAGGTGCTACAGCCTTCCTTCTACGGACCATGATCTTCATTCCAGAGGTCTCAGCCTGAAGTTGCCCAGAGGTCACAGTCATCTGTTCAGGGGTCACAGGAGTCATGGCCTTTTCCCCAGGGGTCTCAGTCTTCCCTTGTAGAACTACAGTGTGCTTTACAAAGGATGTAGCTCCCCTTGTAGGGGTCACGATCCCACCTCTGGGGATTGTAGTCATATTTTCAGTctttctctgggtctcagtggcCACACCCTCTCCTCCTGAGAGCAAAATCCCTGAAACAGTGGGCAGTGCCTTGGTCACAGTCAGCCTTCCAGGGCCAGTGCTTGAAGAATTCATAGCAGATGAGGGCCAAAATTTTGGCGAAAGAGTTGAACTGGACTCTACAGAAAATCATCAGAAAAAGATGAGAGTCCTACCCCTTCCTTCCCATTCCATAACTATTAGCAGGGCTAGCACCACTCCAGGCCAGAAGTACCTGCTTCCCAAATCCAAAATTGGAAGATCCCACAATGCATGTACTTGAGGGCACAGATAAAATCCCACCACATGGaagccctgctcccccaccccatcatGTTAACATGATCCCAGGTGCCCATGGGCCCTCAGGGGATTTGTTAGATTCCAAGTGAGTGACTCCAAGAAGGAGCCTGCCAGTTCTCTATCCTTGAGCCCTCACTCTGACCTCTCTGGCGGCACCTGCAGCAAGACCTTCCCCCATGGCCTAGTTCTTTACTTGTTGAGTCCTCAAGGAtaaacctcctgtgtccctcacTGTAGGAGGCACCAGGAGCAGCGTTGAGGTCAAGAAAGCtgctctggcctggctggtgtggctcagtggttgagcatcgacccatgaaccaagaggccgctggttcgattcctggacagggcacatgcccgggttgtgggctccatcccatcCCTAGTAGgtggcgtgtgggaggcagctgatggatgatgtttctctctcattgatgtttccatctctctatccctctcccttcctctctctctaaaaagcaataaaaaactatttttaaaaaaaaacagaaagaaagttGCTCTGGACAGTACATCATAAAGAATCAGGTTGGAGTTTCATCTGCACCCCTGAATAGCTGTGGTACCTTTTTGAGCCCTAAGCTCCTTATCCATAAAATGAGGACTATCAACCATCAGCCCTAGAATGCCAGGCTCCATCTCTTAACTGCCAGGGAAGGCTCTACTATCAAAGAGATAGCCaaagaaattaatttccttttctggCCCTTGGCCATGAACACAGGAGATAAAAACAAATAGAGAAATAAACTAACATATACTGAGTGCTAGCTATGAGCCAGCACGGATTTCACTCCATATCTCATCCGGTTCTTATAACAATGTCAAGAGTATAAGGATGATTCCCATCTTACAGATACAGAAACCAAGCTCAGAGCGGTCAAGTGGAGCACACATCCCAACCAAGATTAGAAAACAGATTGGCCTGAGAAAAATCAAAGctcattctcttttctcagtgTCATGTTGCCTCACCAAAGCCTTTAGATCTAACAGAAGGGACCCACCCAGTGCCTGCTTATACAACCTCCGACCCCAGCTTCCAGGTCATAGCTACTTACCAGCCTGCAACAGGAGGGTCTTTAACACAGAGACAAGGGGGAAAGGGCCAGTGCCACAGAAAGTGCCCCTGACGTCGTCCAGGTCCAATGTCCATACCACGGCCCCCCCATAGTGCTCCTTCTTTATGAACAATGCCTGCAAAGGAGAAGTCAGTCAACCTGCTATGCTGGCCGCCCTCCAGATTGAGCACAATGGCAAAAAGCAGAAGATGGACTCCCAGGAGGCAATACAGCAGGATGGGTAGGCATATAGCCTGTATTTGAATCTACCACTTATTAGCTATGGGATCTTGAGAAACTGAGATGTCTTCCCTTCAAAATAAGAGGGTTGGGTTAGATGGAATTAGGAAACCCCATTTAGTTCAGGTATGCCTAAAACTCACCCAACATCATTACCCTCGCATTTTCATCCTCCACCCAGTGCACACagatgcacacgcacacacacacagcacagacaAGGGCCTtgtggcagccagagggaaactGTATGCTGGATCGAGAAAGAACCAAGGCCTCACCTTGTGTGTGAAGCTGATGGTGTCATCATAGCCGACCCACTCCTCCCCCTTGAAGGCATAAGGGACATACTGATGGTCAATCCAGCACTTCTTCGCTCTCTGGAGAAAGGAGCAAATCTGCCAGGGGGGTCGCAGGTTAGTTCTGGGAAGGGCCATGGAGAGAGGCACCAGCAGACACACTGTTCCTTGCCCGGGAATTAAGAATTCCTCACCAGCGAGTGAGAAGAAGGTAGACCAAAGAGGGTGTGGGGAAGCCATTCACGAAGGACCTCCCATCTATTCCGAGTAAATTCCTGCTATTACACATTCCTTCCTCTAGTGTCCatgatggaaaagaaagaaagattaccAAAGTGGATGGATGACTTCCTTAAGAAACCCAACCTGGGTTTGGTGAATAATGCCCATACCAACGTACCAACAGTAGCACACCTGACCCCTGACCAAACCTGTAATTGTTTTCAAAGAGTTTTCATGAACAAGTCTCTCCTCTGTTCATTAGAAATTGGCATAAACTACCCCAACTGGGTAGTTATCAAACTAGCCTTTGAACCTCTGATGAGTTTAAAGTTCTCAAAGGCAAAGAGAAGTCCGTTGTTGCAATCAATCCGGAAAACATTCCAGCAGGTCAGCACAGAGCAAAGATTGGAGAGACACGGGCCCCACCACTACTACTGAAGGCAAAGCTGTaactctccttctggcaccctggCGCCTGCTGTCCTGTCCTCTACCTGGGAGGTCCTTCCCACCCTGTCCTTCCTGCCCATCAGGATTCTACCTGCTCCATAGGACCCTTCCCGATCCTACAGCCACACACTGTGCCTCTCATGGTCTCCCCTTGGGTTTTACATTCCCTTGGGTCTTGGTGTCTTTTCTCCACAAAACAGCAAGCTTTGCTGAGACTGGGATTAAAGAAGTGGAACTGGGGCAGAGAAGAAAGAATCTGTGGTAGAGGATATTTGGGgaattgcttcaaaataatctcaTAGTGGGGAGGGAGTCAGGGAGCagagatgaaacaagattggccaGGAGAGGTTAATCGATGAAACAGGGTGAGGGGTATGTGGTAGTGGCGGCGGGGAGAGGAGGTCTCACTATTCTTTTACTTTGCAAATGTTTGAAATGTTACAtgtatagaaaatattaattatatttaggCCAAATAGTAAGTCAGGATTGGCATGTATgacatttaatattctttttaagagGGAAATTTCTGTCCCCCTTTATTCAGATTCCACCTAGGCCCTCATTCCTTACAAAGGACTCAACTTccctgaagaaaaagaaatgatccCAGAGAGTGGCTTTCCCCTGCCCCAGTAAACTACCTCTCCATCCTGTCTGTAGCCCTCACCCTTCCTTTGCCCCTTGACCTTACTCTTGCCCATGCTGCAGGTGGGAGAGCCTTAACTAATAGACAGAGGTCCCTATCCTGTCACCTCATAGTAAGCCAAGAAGCCAGGCTGCCTGGTGTACTTCCCTGGAGATGCAGGTCCCACAGCTTCTGCCTGCAGCCAATGCTCAGAGTCCTTGAGGAGGCGAAACGTCCGCCCATAGGTGGGGAACCCCACGAGAAGCTTCTCGGAGGGGGCCCCCAGCTTCCGCCAGTAATCCATGGCATACGCCTGCACGTAGGAAATCACAAGCCCTCCTGTTACtatggcctgggctctggggcagAGGTCCGGCTGCCTCTGAGACCTTCCCTTCTCTTACCACAGACTTGGGGTCTCCTTGCTGAGACCGCAGGGGGCTGTTGTGCCCTGTGAACTCTTCCCAGCTCCCATGTATGTCGAAAGTCAAGACATTGATGAAATCCAGGAGCCTAtaaagggcaggaggaggaaatgtGTATTTGGTTTTGGCTAGTTGGTGTTTAAGTCAGATCATCACTGCGCTAACTAACCTACTAACCAGCTAACTAGCTCATTAGCTAACTAGCTGTGCATTGGCCACCCAAGCTTCCCTGCTATTTCTGCCTGATGGGCCTGCCCATACTGGGCCATCCACTTAAGATACTGCCACTAGAACAAACTACTAGGtaggtatgcatgcatataagcctaaccaatggacatggacaacaggggatgagggcatgagtggaggagggtcgggggggcaatgggggaataaggacacataggtaacaccttaatcaataaagaaatttttaaaaaagactaacaCACTCCGTGCCCCCTGGGTCTCCCACCCTTCCGCTCACACTGAAACCACACCCCCTGGTGTAACCACTCACAGAAGCACCCCAGCCTCTCTTTGTTCTGCATCTGCCTCCGTTTCCCTTCTGTAAATGCTCGAGTCTTGAAATCTGAGCAAATTAGTCCAGAGCTGGCCTGTTCAGAAGGAGTTACGAGCTATTCTTGGTCTGGCTGTGGGACCTGCTCTGCAAACTGGGTCCAACTGGGCCTGCGCAGTCTTGGTTCTGTGTCAGTGGTTGGTACTCAGCTGCCTCTCCATGCCAGCCATCTGCCAAACGGCCAGTGTCCACAGCTGTCCTCTGGGACAGCAGAGGCCGGCTCATGGGACTCTCTCCCGAGAGACCTAGCAAGGGGCCCCACAGAGACGCTCCCCATGATGATGTGAGGGCTGGTACCACATCACCTCACTCTGACTCCTAAAGAAAGTCGGGGCTAATGGAGCCGATCCTTGTCACCACTCCAGGCCTGGGGTCTGAGCTCGAAACGCCTCCTGCCCTTCAACGTGCTGCCCTCCGAGGCAGCACCCACTCACCTTCCCAGACCGGGCACATCGTAAGCCGTTTGGATGATCTGCGGGTCCCCAGAGACGGCAGCAGAGAGCAGCAGCCTTGGACACatggtgagctgggcctccttctgGAAGGCGAGCAGCAGCTCCTgggaggtgagagagggagaCGCGGAGAACCAGGCAAAACAGTCAGGGAAAGAGGACGCCACTCAGGAGCCTTTATAGACGGAGCCTTGACCAGGCTCTGGAAGCATAAAGGTGAGTTGCCGCAGGCCCTGTCCACAGGCCCTTTAGGGGTGAGTGATTgcattagagcagtggttctcaacctttctaatgccgtgaccctttaatacagttcctcatgttgcggtgacccccaaccatacattattttcgttgctacttcataactgtaattttgctactgttatgaatcgtaaatatctgtgttttctgatggtcttaggctctacagcagcggttctcaacctgtgggtcggcATAGAGGGTGGCAGGCAGGCTCCGGAGCAAGGGGTCGGACCGCCTGCCTGCAGGAGTCCAGGAAGCTGCCCAGAGAAGGCGTCACCTATGACAGAGCAAGAGCCACCATGGGACACCTGCCCCGCAGCTCTTTGGTCCCACACCTCTAGGGTGGTGGCAGGAAAGGAACATTCCCTTACGGCTCTCCTGCCCTTGCCCttggcctcctgctcctcctaTGCCACGAGCCTACCTACAATCAAAGTAGAATCATTTCCAGATTCGGGAGCTGCCAGCCTGGCCTTACTTGAATGAGGAAGAGGAAATTCCACCGGTCATGCGTGGGGCTGCCTCTCAGCCCAGGGTACAAGAAGCAGAGGTCCAGACCATCGAAGTGGTGTGTCCTCAGGAGCGATATAGCTGAACTGATGAACTTTTCCCGGGTGGCGGATGTGGACAGCATAGTGGTGAACCTGCGGGCAGACGGGGAGGGGCGGGTGGCAAGGAGCTCTCTCtgtagaaccatgacctcctgtaaGGTCCCTTGGTCCCTCTCCCCATGAAGGGCACAGGGATGTggctggaggagaggaaggcaggtcTTTGAAAATCTCAAACCgtcttcccagccccagggctgagTACCCAGGAATGGGGATTCAGGCAGACACAAAACCAGCGCCGGTCTGGGGTGGAAAGCGGGCTCAGCATCAACGGCTGCAGAAAACACGGtgcccacaggccaggctctCTGCCCCTGCTGTGCCCTCATGGGGAATTACTCAATCCCCACCACCCGTCCTAGCGCGGAcattccctccctggcctgacTAAGGGGGGGAACCCCAGCCAAGGACCAGCATGTCCACAGCGATCTCGGAGCTGATGGGGGCCTGGGCTGCAAAACGTGGTACCAGAGGCCCAGGCTCCGATAGGGGTTCTGGCCTGTTGGCTCTTTTGTTCATTGGCTGTTtgatgattttctattttttttcttcgttgttggaAAACTTCCAATTTATGGGAGTTGAACTTTAAGCAATTCTGGGCTAGTTCTGTGTGCATTGATTGACACAGCCAGATTCAGGGTGAGGCAGGGCACCTCCTAGCCGGGGGATCACTGAGGGACACCTGCATGAAATATGGCAGGTTCCTTAATACCTCCCACTCCTGCTCTCTTTCCTGCAAATGTGGAATGCAAACAACCACTCTGAGGCCTCTTGTGTGTAAGCTCCTGGTCCAGCGTCTGCAATGGCCAGTGCTCAGAACCTGGCCACCAAGGGAGAGGCGTGGCCACAGAGGGAGAGGCGTGGTCTGGGTGGGCGGAGCCAGTTCTCACCCAACATCCCAAGTCCTCCCTCCACTGTCCGCACAGGTGCATCCTCGCACTCCCAGGCGGCCAGGTCGCCCTCTCCTGCGGTTCCTTCCTCCCAGGCGAGGAGGCAGGGTGGCCTCTACCACTGGCCTCAGCCATGAAATTGGGGAAATGCTCCCTCAGAGAACGGGAAGGCAGTTTTTCACCTGCAGGCTGCCTCGTGAGGGGTGAGGTGTTCCCAGAGCTGCCACCATGTGCCAAGGCCCTACATGTGGCATTTCATTTACGCTACTTCCTcctcacacccccacaccccgaaCAACCCTTGGAGGTAGATATTTGTAAATACCCATTTATAAAGTGAGGGAGCTCAGGCCCTGTGAGGGTTGGGGTTTCTTCCTCTTGCCCTCAACAAGACTCCTCCCCAGTCTGAGACAAAACCCCTGCGTCTTATGAAGGGTTGGGGGACGATTGTGAGGACCCCATTTTGCCCctcatttcccccaccccctttcccatcACCTGCGAGAACTTCCCTGAGTCTCTCACTCTCGGGGAGAGGTCAGGGGGCCCCTGAGTCCAGGGCCAGATCAGGACCTGGGGGGAGTTGTCTGCATTAGCTCTTCCGGCTTCCCCACCTGTCCTCGCTCCTACCGGCCTGCTCCACCCTCGCACCTGCCATCACCCCCCGCCCGGAGAGAAGATGGGGACGGCAAAGTCTCACCTTGATGTGCCGAAGTTCCAGCCCCCGATGGACAGCAGAGTTTTCAGCTCCCGGTTCCTATGATGTGGGGAGGTCAGTGGGCAGCTGCATTCAATGGGGGAACAATGGGAagtaggggtgggagggagggaaagagaaagggcaggaggagggaaggagcagagcagagcacagGAAGGGGGaacaaaggagaagagaggggcgTGATCCACCCACAGGCATCCCCCTCCAGGAAGCCCCTTAGGGGTTCACAACTTGGGGGTTGCAGGTGTTTGTGAAGCATTTGGGATGAAGCACTGTAATGGGATAAATGCCTGGaaccctccccactggccttcaAGGGAGAGTTGGGGGTAGCCAGGCCAAGAAGAGCAAGaaggacattccaggcagaggcaacAGCCACCGAAAAGAAAACGCTCAGGGTGTTTATCAGCAGGGAGTCCCAACTCAGGGACCTTCTGGAGTCCTGCTTGAGGGGGGCTCAGACCAGAAGAATGGAGGAACGTTGacaaataataaaaggcttaatTCTCGCCCTgcccaatggttagagcatcagcccatacactgaagagtcctggtttacaggttcgatccctggggttggggcccatgtgggaggcaacttatcaatgtgtctctctcacatcgatgtttctccccccccccccccctcttccctacCCTCctcactctcttccactctctcaaaaatatccttgggtgaggattaaccgaAAAAAAGGGGATCTTAATTCTCTTCCATCTGTAAAATCTGAAAGTACGACCGCCACCTCCCATATGAACCCACCTCTCCTTGAGCTTGTTGAACTCCGGGTAGAGGATTTTCTCATCCTGGAGGTCCTTAGCCACCATCTGGTTGTCATCCATTGAGGCAAAGGCAAAGATCAGGTGGGTGCAGAGAAAGGGGTCCAGGTCACTGGGCAAGACCGAGGCAGGGCCGGGTCGATTGTGTGCCCAGTTGGTGAAATAACACACCAGTTTGTGGGCAGCGCCTGGCAAGGGAGAGCATACATTAGTCGACAGAGAccgagggaggggagggggctcagcTTCCACAGAGCATCGTGGACACAGCCCTAGAGGCCAGGCCACtgcaactccccccacccccatacacacacacagacatacacccCAAAGCTACACGGAGGCCCCCACTGCTGAGGTCCCAGAAGGAAAAGAATGGCCTGGGAAATCCTGGTCAGAGCAGATTTTCGGGTCTGGATCCCAGCACACAGACAGT is a window encoding:
- the OVGP1 gene encoding oviduct-specific glycoprotein gives rise to the protein MGRLLLWVGLALALRHQDGAAHKLVCYFTNWAHNRPGPASVLPSDLDPFLCTHLIFAFASMDDNQMVAKDLQDEKILYPEFNKLKERNRELKTLLSIGGWNFGTSRFTTMLSTSATREKFISSAISLLRTHHFDGLDLCFLYPGLRGSPTHDRWNFLFLIQELLLAFQKEAQLTMCPRLLLSAAVSGDPQIIQTAYDVPGLGRLLDFINVLTFDIHGSWEEFTGHNSPLRSQQGDPKSVAYAMDYWRKLGAPSEKLLVGFPTYGRTFRLLKDSEHWLQAEAVGPASPGKYTRQPGFLAYYEICSFLQRAKKCWIDHQYVPYAFKGEEWVGYDDTISFTHKALFIKKEHYGGAVVWTLDLDDVRGTFCGTGPFPLVSVLKTLLLQAESSSTLSPKFWPSSAMNSSSTGPGRLTVTKALPTVSGILLSGGEGVATETQRKTENMTTIPRGGIVTPTRGATSFVKHTVVLQGKTETPGEKAMTPVTPEQMTVTSGQLQAETSGMKIMVRRRKAVAPAKMIIPLGKMTVTPEGKTKTLRGEHWTSEVDTDP